Proteins encoded by one window of Anopheles maculipalpis chromosome 2RL, idAnoMacuDA_375_x, whole genome shotgun sequence:
- the LOC126557189 gene encoding EF-hand domain-containing family member C2-like, producing the protein MMLRCSGLPFLPGNTFQDIGRSKFHKSHHFDQRNQVCILVDGKRPGIGGTPLLATDSPEYTLPSLYPPHYGPSRPGWLEYDRQVLCFYGYFQETLGNVDRIPYQIRKVRILYYLEDETMQVSEPRTLNSGIPQGCLVTRQRIPRPPPYDSEFTSLLDLNINHTVQLFDRVYTITGCDDFTRRFLNRLGVAVPGAVEQPSDPATDLRRQQDSAKMARRPAYKIDTLGKFLQYDRKVLRFKGVWDDRGSVFGDVHELDVLYHLSDDTFEIKEKLPVNSGRDSNGMFLRRGRLPKTFDHLPTMGESTPVMVLNVVGGGLKGGRYLTDCVGIGKSDGNYYRDADLRIGARINVYGRMVLLTGCDRFTEGYYREMYGVEDFTPLYGYSAPREQFVAGRRPERELPPFNGWGTHEDSEGNCLTLEPKPPKINFRKFVVYDRCSLRFGARMISNVRENNDRFFVINYYLSDDTISVYEIPIRNSGFLGGEFIKRRKLFLPQQDPYSAERPACYGPQHFYLGASVRLQDHLFHITNADIYALRFMEQHCEEFPLSNLGKIVSKLRDAMQPQYKQYVAKHMARVTQMKIDGRTVSTIPYEGLREILIELLGDRIVDQEIVTLCRLFSAESENPDPCDRELVRSAVHAELNRALWSDLDRTKEHIYHLEPTNAEWLTPQRVRTIVKACKIPLDSALIDKMLQILNANEQGYISTQDFLTMLDRSAVPSKPIQPLNIKHDVCHFTPYRVTGKLVNWDELLAHIDLERTLTNQTS; encoded by the exons ATGATGCTACGGTGCTCCGGATTACCATTTCTACCCGGTAATACATTCCAAGAT ATTGGTCGTTCCAAGTTTCACAAATCGCACCACTTCGATCAGCGCAACCAGGTGTGCATTCTCGTCGATGGCAAGCGGCCAGGTATCGGTGGCACACCGCTACTTGCAACCGACAGTCCCGAATACACGCTACCTTCACTCTACCCACCGCACTACGGTCCGTCCCGTCCGGGATGGTTGGAGTACGATCGGCAGGTGCTGTGTTTCTATGGTTACTTCCAGGAAACGCTTGGCAACGTGGATCGCATCCCCTACCAGATCCGAAAGGTGCGCATTCTGTACTATCTCGAGGATGAAACGATGCAGGTAAGCGAACCACGAACGCTCAACTCTGGCATCCCTCAGGGTTGTCTGGTAACGCGCCAGCGCATACCAAGGCCTCCGCCGTACGATAGTGAGTTTACCTCGCTGTTGGACTTGAACATCAACCACACGGTGCAACTGTTCGATCGGGTCTATACCATTACCGGGTGCGATGATTTTACGCGCCGCTTTCTTAACCGGCTGGGTGTCGCTGTACCGGGTGCGGTCGAACAACCGAG CGATCCAGCTACGGACCTTCGCCGGCAGCAAGATTCCGCCAAAATGGCCCGTCGTCCGGCGTATAAAATTGATACGTTAGGAAAATTCCTTCAGTACGATCGGAAGGTGCTCCGGTTCAAGGGAGTTTGGGACGATCGGGGCAGCGTGTTCGGGGACGTACATGAGCTGGACGTTCTCTATCATCTGAGCGACGATACGTTCGAAATTAAGGAGAAACTACCGGTTAACTCGGGTCGCGATTCGAATGGTATGTTTCTGCGCCGTGGCCGTTTGCCGAAAACGTTCGATCATCTACCGACGATGGGCGAAAGTACTCCGGTAATGGTGCTGAATGTGGTCGGCGGAGGTCTAAAAGGTGGCCGTTATCTAACCGACTGTGTAGGGATTGGTAAATCGGATGGAAATTACTATCGCGACGCGGATTTGCGCATCGGGGCAAGAATTAATGTGTACGGCCGGATGGTTCTGTTAACCGGGTGTGATCGGTTCACCGAGGGCTACTACCGCGAGATGTACGGTGTGGAAGATTTTACACCACTGTACGGTTACAGTGCACCGCGAGAACAGTTTGTGGCGGGACGGCGTCCGGAACGGGAGCTGCCACCGTTCAACGGTTGGGGTACGCACGAAGATTCCGAGGGTAACTGCCTAACGCTCGAACCGAAACCACCCAAAATTAACTTCCGCAAGTTTGTCGTGTATGATCGGTGCAGCTTGCGATTCGGTGCCCGCATGATATCGAACGTACGGGAAAACAATGATCGATTCTTCGTGATCAACTACTATCTCAGCGACGATACGATCTCGGTGTATGAAATTCCGATTCGCAATTCAGGCTTTCTAGGTGGAGAGTTTATCAAACGGCGCAAACTATTCCTTCCCCAGCAGGACCCATATTCTGCCGAGCGTCCGGCTTGCTACGGACCACAGCATTTCTATCTAGGCGCTAGCGTGCGCCTGCAGGACCATCTGTTTCACATTACAAATGCGGACATTTATGCGCTTCGCTTCATGGAACAACACTGCGAAGAGTTTCCACTGTCGAACTTGGGCAAGATTGTGAGTAAATTACGCGATGCGATGCAACCACAGTACAAACAGTACGTGGCCAAGCATATGGCAAGGGTGACGCAGATGAAAATTGACGGCCGTACGGTTAGTACGATCCCGTACGAAGGGCTGCGCGAGATTCTGATCGAGCTGCTAGGGGATCGTATCGTCGATCAGGAGATAGTGACGCTGTGCCGACTGTTTTCGGCCGAATCAGAAAACCCTGACCCATGCGATCGGGAGTTAGTCCGGTCGGCTGTCCATGCCGAGCTGAATCGTGCCCTGTGGAGTGATCTGGATCGAACGAAGGAACACATCTATCATCTGGAACCGACCAATGCGGAATGGCTGACACCGCAGCGTGTACGTACGATAGTGAAGGCGTGCAAGATACCGCTGGACAGTGCGTTGATCGATAAAATGTTGCAGAT
- the LOC126559388 gene encoding thioredoxin, mitochondrial: MLRIFRNAILDKRITRKTFSFSAIAAKRYVIKDHYEFDQKVINSDNPVIVNFHAEWCDPCKILTPKMTELLEPSDEIDLAIVDVDDNAELVHTFEVKAVPAILAFRNGVVVDKFIGLVDANMIENLIGKLTKKKAT; the protein is encoded by the exons ATGCTCCGTATCTTCCGCAATGCCATACTGGACAAACGCATCACCCGCAAGACGTTCTCCTTCTCGGCCATTGCAGCCAAGCGCTACGTCATAAAAGATCACTACGAATTCGATCAGAAG GTAATAAACAGTGACAACCCGGTGATTGTAAACTTTCATGCGGAATGGTGCGATCCCTGCAAAATACTTACCCCGAAGATGACCGAACTGCTTGAACCATCCGATGAGATCGATCTGGCTATCGTGGACGTGGACGATAATGCGGAGCTGGTCCATACGTTCGAGGTGAAAGCGGTCCCAGCCATTCTTGCCTTCCGGAACGGTGTGGTGGTAGACAAATTTATCGGTCTCGTCGATGCGAACATGATCGAGAATTTGATTGGCAAattgacgaaaaaaaaggccacctAA